A window of Malania oleifera isolate guangnan ecotype guangnan chromosome 2, ASM2987363v1, whole genome shotgun sequence genomic DNA:
tcggaatccattccaaatccagggtaaagctttctactcagtatttggctttttgacaattgtagaaagcataatacgcgtagaaatactgaagcttagttctagggaatgtcattttcagggtgttgaacgggaaaccctgcgggtacaGGActgtgttcttagggggcttttcaggaattaggtaatgggataaactaaactagatattttatgaaaatatatgtataatcttatagCATCTtgtttcaagaaaataaataaatatatatattttttatgtttgggaaatactgctgaaaatgatggtatgttgaaatatacgaaaaacctatttcgtgtggcatgagtggaatttataatgaaatagtgttttctgggaacatgataatgatatggatttttgaaatgaaaaccggcgtacgggcagagaattttatatatgttttgccggcgtaggggccaagttatggatatgtttgctggcgtacgggccgagctatggatatgtttgtcgccgtacgagccgagctatggatatgatttgttgtcgtacgggccgagctatggtaaaatatgaaataccggtgtacgggccgatgattttcatgatatacgtatatatatgcaaaatgatattatgatattgatttggtaattaattgtatcaaatattcatgtatcacagtttcattatatgttatatgttatcaaaacatgattggcttggtttaggctaccacttgcacgataccgatgctatgtgttcacgATTTATCacgatatttgtgttaacactactgtacggagtagtgtatgtgatgacccaaaaatatatatatatatatatatatatatgattaaagtataataataataaaataataaaaatagtcattaagttaatatcaatacggaagtgtttttctgtaggatccttgattccatgtttgatgcctaagaaagaccttgtcttagcgagtgctcagagaccattgcggctcagtcgctccctggaggtcggcctggtcaaaatggaatttcataggataaacaggatagacactgtttgtacacgtaaataagtatatatacataaaatagtgttttgacagacataatttgtagaaatacataataagatgataataatataggtatcatatgtggggcccacaagactatgtggggtccacatgagtcccggagccacaagacactgtttatatacgtaaataagtacataaaataatgttttaactgatataatttgaagaaatatatgataaaataataataatataggtatcctatgcggggcccacaagactgtgtggggcccacatgagtcccgaagccgtatggaggtttacacgagtctcaaagttatgtaggatgcataaaatcgtataagagttattcgagttacgtaggattcattcgggtctcgaagttgtgtggggcccacaagaccatgtggggcccacatgagttttcaaaatttaaatttaattcttgttcaaaaataaataataaaataaataaatacttaaaatagtttataagtaataacaatgataataataatgacaataatgattaagaaaaataataaaataataaaataattaattaactaattgattaattaattaggtaagtagttaattaaaaatttatttaatgggaatggtggcaagcactcccacatggcctccatccccatcccatactcaacccataccttgcccatcccttgcccattctttaatttaaaaaaaaattataatttcacccatctccccacacttttataaattctatttcttccccaaaattttcctataaatagggagctctcaaccttcatttttcacaacaattttctaaggaagagaaggattagtgagtgaaagaatttgtggtggagtgagaattttgagtaagttctcactcacccactctttccgatctcatatcttaaagatagttattgtgttcgtagcacacggtaaaagaagaaggtaagtaaattttgattatgttagtttcttttttatttaaaattcatacccgagtttattttgtaagtaaattttgattatgttagtttccttttattttaaattcatactcgagtttattttgtacgtaaattttaattatgttacttagttccacaaaatttttatgagtttatttttacgcatatttaattataccagttctatctttaatatacttgcatctatatttgtgttaagaaatgttccaatctcctcgggtaaatttttagcatttctttctatttaaaaataaaattctatatattttaacacaaaaattgtgtggcatgagtttatttctacgttgcatttttatgaaaatatgagtaaagatgagattttcacgatattatttttaaattgcataaattataataagatgattttaaaaccccttatggcaacgaaagttcaaagttacagatgctcggtaccgcagcttaaagtttatacggatcagagtgcacccacactatttacagagtggttatttatgttagtggatttctcctgagtgcacacctggtttaagtccaggacttaataaggaaaatctcacttaaagtttacgtacgttgatttagtttggtcggccagccagctaagtccagtcttcggaccgcacaacccagtcatgggggtaaacatgacttacggcaaataggcctaagggtggtttttacaatatatgtttatacatatttaattacgtgtacaaagttactgataatttgaaggaaaagtgtaagtttacgtgaaaaggatcattttggtgcttatatgacgatctaaggaaaacgtataaggaaaagtatatgtatgtttatcattaaatatttttacagttttaaagttaaaagtttaatttagcagttatagtatatgatttaaaaatttactgttgaaattgatgacaaaagttttatgcagaaattgttaaatttatgtttattctaaaagaaatcttgaagttatagtattcattattgttttacgaaattctttaaaaactcattttggccacacactaataataatcttatttacttactgagcgtcgtctcaccccaatcatattttatttcagataactctgaaggacatgtcagaaatcagacttaacaagcatgcgggtggggattagaaaaataaagattgattagaaatattagtatggtttcagatatttatgtttgtgtaattttccttcttttgaaataaatgattgtaatatggaatattagtgctctggtttaataaaaattgagtttattttgcttccgctgtaaatcagaagtaaaaagttaatatcccaggcccctcggggtcggggtgttacagtgtaaggttggatggtcgatgtggttttgagaagtgtgagcacccctggtgtacggactaggtttggtagacccatcgaacttacaaattgtacttttgacttggcagtggtcggctaaccattgtcaggttccgccttcgggccacataactcAATCAtatggaggtaatacatgacaacaaccagctaacctactagggtggtttttcgtattattatttatatgagatgaattgtgcttataaaaatcatgtatgttctgtcatgatatgagaatatatgtttcccaaatatgatacagacagttatactgatatgtttatatatgaatttatatagaacacgaaaatactcatgttgccacacactagtattagtttttttcccttactgagaggtgtctcaccctaaaatgtcataaacatttcaggagccctgaATAGGAGAACGGATAAAGCTTCGCTAAGATAGATACAGCTGAGTTGCCCTTTCTTGAAGTGTAAGCATTTTGGTAGGGTCAAACGTATTTTGTGGGAATTGACCTTAGGTCTCTTTTGGCCTGTGTATTGGGTATAAAtgaatacaatggatgtagtactctggtattatgatggcTGGTGTTATGTAAATGGCTctatgagttatttatgattttatgtttcctactgtttaagcttccgttatgtgtttctattttatccctggtacccacgggtttaggttgattatgatctgctggatttattatactaatttgtattatttaaggaaaaaaaatgtgtcaaaattaagcaggtcgtcacactccaaaactctctttcatttattattataaatcatttttacaagagagtattttgtttgcacttttacttgctttgatttgcacatagatcttaaaatgcatatattttgttttgtgcaaagtttttgaaactaaaaccctaagttctcctacgtcttattgaaaatgttttttggagaaatatttggtttagggtttaaatctttgaagtcttcatcatacatattatgttcaaagattgcaaaaatattttgagaaacacaccCTTATTCTActaagcataaatcatatcataagaaaGTGCATGCATTTTAGAGCTTAAacgttgtacatctctacttgtatttagaagcattttatcatgtacaaaaatatttttatgtatcggttgggtttagcccggaattgaactggggagtctcaacctcgTAAATAAGACCGATTTTGTTCAGACCAataattaaactggggagtctcagccccgtaagtgaaacAAGTTGGACTCatccttgtaattgagttggggtttacctcgccccctaaggagaggttgtaatggcttctgctccacccctttaagtgagcaagtttagtagaatccttgaaaGGTATgtctaaggtggggacgtaggttgATTTggtcgaatctcgataacaaatattgtgtgtcactcttcttatctcatttaatttatgccttttaaattcagcatgtgtatgcttgttcatttatggttataattatttgcatgcacacttttatttaaatgagatatgttgcgcgtgtatgttcacacttctagtttaatcattttttatatacgttattatattgaatagaatatgatatgtggtgaatcggcgtaaatgtttagtttagtcaaaatatttttaaaaaccaattcacccccctcccctcttaggatcacaccaatttcaacatTTGTATACCTCATTGAAGTTGGGCTCATGACCATTACAATTCTTGGcacataatttatatttttttcaaacaaaaacgGAAAGTAATAATTGGATCTACTATTTAAAAGTAAATATACAAaatatgttttgttttgtttctttaatatatttttcttatgaaaagactaaaatttttaattaatatttaggTAACCCATTAATGCTAGGCTTGACTTATAATTATTCATCCCTTTAtttattagtttttatttatgttgtatttactATTATGTTCCTTTCCATAAAGCTTAATCTCCCCAAAATCTCATTATAAATAAAATCCTTAGACCCCTTTAAAAATATAGAATCGCAGGAATTGAAAAAACGCGCATGCTATAAATGGAAATAAAATTTTTCtaagataaaattttataaagtagttaaaaataatattatctaTTAAATGGATTATTTATATTCATCTTGGATAAATTCAatcaaaaatagtattttagtCTTTTaagctactttttttttttttataaggtttagataaattaaattaaaagataaataaataaaaattaatttctaaacttttgaatatttaattttatacttaattgtatataataatatttaattttaaaatataaattttacgGAGATCTATTTCCTCAATATTAAATAACTCATTTGTTAATTCCTTAAgttgaaataaaaaagaaaaaaattgttctAGCATATcccaaataatatataaaatatatatatcaagtaAAAAGTCTCATATCATACCGTGTATCAAAGATTTATtaatgatttttttcttttattaattatttatatttttatatattatttgttgtctATCCACTTTAATTAATCACACAATGAAGAGTCATTTACCATGTGCAACCTTTTTCCCAACATCAGCTATTTTTGGTCTAAAATTTATAGGGTCAAACTACCAAATCACAAATATTttaaacaattaattaattaaaattgaattttaagtGATTTTATAAAATTTACTTAAATAGATAATTTTCAACTAAAAATTCCGTCCCCTAATAAATGTTAAATCTATTACTAATCAATGATGAATTTGGAATGGTCCAATAAATTATtgattaatttatcaaaatacatctctctctctctctctctcctttcaagCTAAGTTTACAGCCAAAATGAAGAGGACTATGCTTAACTATTTTCATTGCTACCTCTTAATCCAATGTTTCTATTTCATCTCCATCTCAACAAGCTCTTCTTGCAACCAACTTGATCATGACTCTCTCTTGTCCTTCGACCTCAACTTCTATCCTTTTCTACCTAATCCCTTAAACTGGTCAAGATCCAATGCCATTAACTGCTGTCTCTGGGAAGGCATTGCTTGCAATCCAAATGGAAGAGTCACCCATATATGGCTGCCATCCAAAGGTCTCAATGGCATCATCTCTCCCGCTCTAAAAAACCTCACCTATCTGTCTCACCTCAATCTCTCCCGCAACGCCCTCACCGGACCACTCCCAGATGGGTTCTTTTCTGCTTTGCCTCTCCTTCAAGTCCTTGATCTTAGCTTTAATAGTTTCTACGGAAAGTTGTCAAACACCTTGCCCATTTCCCTCCAAACACTGGATTTATCTAATAACCAATTTTCTTCAACAATCCCATCTTCATTTCTTCAACAAGGATGGAACTTGTTAAGTCTTAATGTCAGCAACAACAATTTCGTCGGCACCATTCCATCCTCTATCTGTGCCAATTCGAGCCTCATTAGGCTTTTGGATTTCTCCAATAACTACTTCGTCGGAGAGATTCCTCGTGGGCTCGGGGGATGTTCAGAATTAGAGGTCTTTCAAGCTAATTTCAACTCTCTCTCGGGAGCAATACCGAGTGACATTTATCAGGTGAAGACTCTGCGAGAAATCAACTTAGCTTCAAATAATCTCTCAGGACCAGTTAATGACAACATCATTAACCTTGCTAACCTCACCACCCTTGAGCTCAACTTCAATGGATTGAGTGGCAACCTCCCTTCAGACATAGGAAAGCTCTCAAAATTGGAAAAATTGGCCCTTTCCATTAACAACTTGAGTGGAACAATACCCACTTCCTTGATGAATTGCACCCATCTAAAAGAATTAAGTTTAGGGTTCAACTCATTTGAAGGAGATATCTCCACCCTAAATTTCTCCAAACTTCAGCAGCTTACTGTACTTGACCTCGGTGACAATAGGTTGTTCGGAAAGTTTCCCATTAGCCTTTATTCTTGCAAGTCCTTGAAAGCAATTAGATTAACCCGCAGCAAACTAGAAGGACAGATTCTACCCGACATGCTTAATCTACAATCTCTCTCATTCCTTTCACTTTCTGATAATAGGCTGACCAACCTCTCGGGGGCGATAAGAATACTTATGGGTTGCAAGAATCTTAGTGTGCTTATcctcacaaagaatttcatgggCGAGTCAATGCCCGATGATGAAGAGATGGTAAACATGTGCACTAATAGCTTTGAAAACCTCAGATTTTTAAGCCTAACAGGTTGCCTCCTCGTCGGTCAAGTACCCAAGTGGATAGGGAAACTGAAGAAGTTAGAGGCTTTGTTTCTCTCTATTAATCAACTAAGAGGCTCCATTCCTGGCTGGTTAGTGAATTTGCCCAACCTTTTCTTATTGGACTTGTCTAAGAATCTCCTTACTGGAGAATTTCCTCAGGAACTTTGCAATTTGCCAGCATTGACATTAGACCAAGTTGCAACTAAAGTGGATGATGCTAACCTAGAATTGCCAATCTTTAGTGGATACAACTTCAGTGCTGCTGCAAACAACACCCATGGTAGACAATATAACAAGCTCTCCAACTTCCCGCGAGCAATAATTTTAACAAGAAATAGCATTAGTGGGAGAATCCCAGCTAAGATTGGGCAATTGAAGTTTCTGGCTTATTTGGATCTTAGAAAAAACAACTTCAATGGCGAAATCCCAGATCAAATATCCAACCTTCGAAACTTGGAAACACTGGACCTATCCAGCAACCATCTATCTGGCCAAATCCCTCAATCATTGACTAGCCTCAATTTCTTGTCTCTCCTTAATGTCTCAGACAACAATCTTCAAGGACCAATACCGATAGGTACACAACTCCAGGGCTTCGGGGCTTCTGCCTATGAGGGAAATCCAAAGTTGTGTGGGCCACCACTTCCCAACCCTTGTCAAGTTCCTGATATCACCAATGAACACAAGGATAGAGATGAAAGCCCTCGGATTTGTTTGAGCAGAATGCTTGGATATATTGTGGTGTTCTTCAGTGTTCAATACTTTCTAGAGATATAGTATTAATTTTCAATTCTCAACAGATATATATCAAAGATGGACTCTATGGATATCTGCAATGTGTATCGCAAGAATTTGTAAGAGGATCGCATAGCTAGCTAAACAATAATGAGTTTCTATTCTCATTCGTttactctttctctctcactcGCATTTCAATTCTTGcgtgccatatatatatatatatataatcaagaGGTCTTCATTCTTCATGCATGGAATGacaaaaaatttaaatcctaTTTATGTTATATATTGGGCAAGCTCTGATCACATTATGCATGTTTAAGTATCCGATGGTGAGACTTATTAATTCATGTATTTGGCCAAGACATACTTAATTATTGGTGGTTAGAATTTGAATTAACTATATTTTTTCGTTCATAAGAATGGAATGAAATCAAGAGAAACAGAATCATatttattacttaatttaatcATGTTGTCCGATCATATTTTCATTGTGCTCATTTCTTATCTCATTTCATTTCGCAAACACTATTTATCATACGTATGTAATACTCTCCAAAGATGCCTATTATAGAAGAATTATTGTATTTGCATGCATGTATAGCACATGTACGTAAAACTACCTctcaatttttttactatttgaTTACTATATTGTTATTTTAAAATAGAATGTTACTGGTCGTGGATCCGATCATGTATTTTCCTGATTTGGAGTCGCTCAGGGAGATTTGAAGAATTCATCCATGATGAAATTTTgagcaataaaaaataatatgggAATAATATTAAGCTTTCTAATTTATATTCCAAGTTTCAACTCTTCCTTGGTTAATTGGACCCCCATGCCCCTTCCCACTACGAGAATTTGAAGTCAAGGCCAAAGTAACGAACTATAACCATTttgaaagttttaaaatctttgatcctaaacaaaagaaagaacaacaattaaaattaataataatcattttttaaagtttttttaaaaGAGTTATAAGTTTAGGAGTACAATTGTGAGTAGAAAAGATAATcacttaatttttttcaaatagaaTTAATGAAATATCACCCTAAAACCCTGATTCTATGAATGGCTACTGCTCTTTCCTTGTATGCATGTGTCTCCcctaaaaaaatcattttctaaaattaatttggttaatattttattaaaaaaatagagCCAAGCAAGAACCGATTGACTATCCCAAGAGGTCAATCGACCTGCCTCGCTCTCAAACAAGGTTGGGCAGTCGACCATCTGTAGCAGGAAGGCctctcttttattttaattttaaaaaagttttgaGTTACCCTAACCTTTGAAAAGGCTTTCATGATGTCTATACAAAGGCCAAAGTCTCATGAACACTCCACTACTTTATGTTTT
This region includes:
- the LOC131148423 gene encoding receptor-like protein 2; translated protein: MKRTMLNYFHCYLLIQCFYFISISTSSSCNQLDHDSLLSFDLNFYPFLPNPLNWSRSNAINCCLWEGIACNPNGRVTHIWLPSKGLNGIISPALKNLTYLSHLNLSRNALTGPLPDGFFSALPLLQVLDLSFNSFYGKLSNTLPISLQTLDLSNNQFSSTIPSSFLQQGWNLLSLNVSNNNFVGTIPSSICANSSLIRLLDFSNNYFVGEIPRGLGGCSELEVFQANFNSLSGAIPSDIYQVKTLREINLASNNLSGPVNDNIINLANLTTLELNFNGLSGNLPSDIGKLSKLEKLALSINNLSGTIPTSLMNCTHLKELSLGFNSFEGDISTLNFSKLQQLTVLDLGDNRLFGKFPISLYSCKSLKAIRLTRSKLEGQILPDMLNLQSLSFLSLSDNRLTNLSGAIRILMGCKNLSVLILTKNFMGESMPDDEEMVNMCTNSFENLRFLSLTGCLLVGQVPKWIGKLKKLEALFLSINQLRGSIPGWLVNLPNLFLLDLSKNLLTGEFPQELCNLPALTLDQVATKVDDANLELPIFSGYNFSAAANNTHGRQYNKLSNFPRAIILTRNSISGRIPAKIGQLKFLAYLDLRKNNFNGEIPDQISNLRNLETLDLSSNHLSGQIPQSLTSLNFLSLLNVSDNNLQGPIPIGTQLQGFGASAYEGNPKLCGPPLPNPCQVPDITNEHKDRDESPRICLSRMLGYIVVFFSVQYFLEI